The following proteins are co-located in the Manihot esculenta cultivar AM560-2 chromosome 7, M.esculenta_v8, whole genome shotgun sequence genome:
- the LOC110619164 gene encoding ras-related protein Rab2BV, with translation MAYKVDHEYDYLFKIVLIGDSGVGKSNILSRFTRNDFCLDSKSTIGVEFATRTLQVEGKTVKAQIWDTAGQERYRAITSAYYRGAVGALLVYDITKRQTFDNLQRWLRELRNHADSNIVIIMAGNKSDLNHLRAVPTEDGQLLAEKEAIAFLETSALEALNVEKAFQTILLDVYDIVCKKALAAQAAAKSTALQGTTINVANQSGDMNNRPCCSN, from the exons ATGGCATACAAGGTGGATCATGAATACGATTATCTTTTCAAGATTGTGTTGATTGGGGATTCAGGTGTTGGTAAATCCAACATTCTTTCCAGGTTTACTCGTAATGACTTTTGCTTGGATTCTAAGTCCACCATTGGCGTGGAGTTTGCTACCAGGACTCTTCAG GTAGAAGGGAAGACAGTTAAAGCACAGATATGGGACACAGCTGGTCAAGAAAGGTACAGAGCCATCACCAGTGCATACTACAGAGGTGCAGTTGGTGCACTCTTGGTTTATGACATAACAAAGAGGCAAACATTTGACAATCTCCAAAGGTGGCTCCGTGAACTAAGGAACCATGCAGATTCCAACATTGTGATCATAATGGCTGGGAACAAGTCTGATCTCAACCACCTGAGAGCAGTCCCAACGGAAGATGGTCAGTTGTTGGCTGAGAAGGAAGCCATTGCATTCCTTGAGACTTCAGCATTGGAAGCCTTGAATGTGGAGAAAGCATTTCAGACCATTCTGCTTGATGTCTACGATATTGTTTGCAAGAAAGCTTTGGCAGCACAGGCAGCAGCTAAATCAACTGCACTTCAAGGAACTACAATTAATGTTGCAAATCAGTCTGGTGATATGAACAACAGACCATGTTGTTCTAATTAG
- the LOC110619251 gene encoding graves disease carrier protein isoform X3, whose protein sequence is MQTEARVGVVVEGGTRTLNSQKKQQKPVQQQQSQIGTVSQLMAGGMAGALSKTCTAPLARLTILFQVQGMHSDVATLRKASIWHEASRIFREEGVRAFWKGNLVTIAHRLPYSSVNFYSYEHYKKLLHMIPGLENHRKNVGGDVLVHFIGGGMAGITAASVTYPLDLVRTRLAAQTNVIYYRGILHALQTISREEGVLGLYKGLGATLLGVGPSIAISFSVYETLRSFWQSHRPHDPTVAVSLACGSLSGIASSTVSNIILPNS, encoded by the exons atgcAGACAGAGGCGAGAGTTGGAGTGGTGGTAGAGGGAGGGACAAGAACTCTCAATTCGCAGAAGAAACAGCAAAAGCCAGTGCAACAGCAGCAATCCCAAATCGGAACAGTTTCGCAGCTCATGGCCGGTGGCATGGCGGGTGCTCTTAGCAAGACTTGCACTGCACCTCTTGCTCGCCTTACCATACTCTTTCag GTGCAAGGTATGCACTCTGATGTTGCAACATTGAGAAAGGCTAGCATATGGCATGAGGCCTCTCGAATATTTAGGGAGGAAGGAGTTAGAGCTTTCTGGAAGGGGAATCTTGTCACAATTGCTCATCGGTTGCCTTACTCATCTGTCAACTTTTATTCATACGAGCACTATAAAAAG TTGCTACATATGATACCGGGACTAGAAAACCACAGGAAAAATGTGGGTGGAGATGTCCTCGTTCATTTTATAGGCGGTGGTATGGCTGGAATAACAGCAGCATCTGTTACATATCCGTTGGATCTTGTAAGAACCCGCCTTGCAGCTCAG ACAAATGTAATCTATTACAGAGGTATATTGCATGCATTACAAACAATTAGCAGAGAGGAGGGTGTTTTGGGACTCTACAAGGGACTTGGAGCAACACTTTTG GGTGTCGGACCCAGTATAGCTATCAGCTTTTCAGTGTATGAGACTTTAAGATCTTTTTGGCAATCGCACAG GCCTCATGATCCTACTGTTGCAGTGAGTTTGGCTTGTGGCAGTCTATCGGGAATTGCATCCTCAACAG TTTCCAACATCATTCTTCCAAACTCATGA
- the LOC110619251 gene encoding graves disease carrier protein isoform X2 — protein MQTEARVGVVVEGGTRTLNSQKKQQKPVQQQQSQIGTVSQLMAGGMAGALSKTCTAPLARLTILFQVQGMHSDVATLRKASIWHEASRIFREEGVRAFWKGNLVTIAHRLPYSSVNFYSYEHYKKLLHMIPGLENHRKNVGGDVLVHFIGGGMAGITAASVTYPLDLVRTRLAAQTNVIYYRGILHALQTISREEGVLGLYKGLGATLLGVGPSIAISFSVYETLRSFWQSHRPHDPTVAVSLACGSLSGIASSTEKQGVVQALH, from the exons atgcAGACAGAGGCGAGAGTTGGAGTGGTGGTAGAGGGAGGGACAAGAACTCTCAATTCGCAGAAGAAACAGCAAAAGCCAGTGCAACAGCAGCAATCCCAAATCGGAACAGTTTCGCAGCTCATGGCCGGTGGCATGGCGGGTGCTCTTAGCAAGACTTGCACTGCACCTCTTGCTCGCCTTACCATACTCTTTCag GTGCAAGGTATGCACTCTGATGTTGCAACATTGAGAAAGGCTAGCATATGGCATGAGGCCTCTCGAATATTTAGGGAGGAAGGAGTTAGAGCTTTCTGGAAGGGGAATCTTGTCACAATTGCTCATCGGTTGCCTTACTCATCTGTCAACTTTTATTCATACGAGCACTATAAAAAG TTGCTACATATGATACCGGGACTAGAAAACCACAGGAAAAATGTGGGTGGAGATGTCCTCGTTCATTTTATAGGCGGTGGTATGGCTGGAATAACAGCAGCATCTGTTACATATCCGTTGGATCTTGTAAGAACCCGCCTTGCAGCTCAG ACAAATGTAATCTATTACAGAGGTATATTGCATGCATTACAAACAATTAGCAGAGAGGAGGGTGTTTTGGGACTCTACAAGGGACTTGGAGCAACACTTTTG GGTGTCGGACCCAGTATAGCTATCAGCTTTTCAGTGTATGAGACTTTAAGATCTTTTTGGCAATCGCACAG GCCTCATGATCCTACTGTTGCAGTGAGTTTGGCTTGTGGCAGTCTATCGGGAATTGCATCCTCAACAG AGAAGCAGGGTGTGGTGCAGGCTCTGCATTAA
- the LOC110619809 gene encoding BEL1-like homeodomain protein 9, with protein sequence MAENFESFHVPQQNRRNKLRFTSQTSQEVQNPPTLMNPSPSPPFSSLQNPKDHHLMSYHPQGLSLSLSFQLDSQRCNAVSVYGDFLKQNGEITSSFPLGPFTGYATILKSSRFLKPAQQILDDLCGTANYEVLNLSLDFLNESEVIMRESVAFADHIEHRWKNSKLILMLDEVYRRYKLYCQQMQSAVASFETVAGLGHAAPYICYAIKTISKHFTCLKNALLDQIHFTCKTSDDGNIISGERIPRFWAADEQNQNQSLNISFLQHPVWRSQRGLPDHAVAVLKKWLFEHFLHPYPSDSEKQILAQQTGLSRTQVSNWFINARVRLWKPMVEEVYKLASQQAQSPLEAVNHNPSFLLPDFSAENLSQIQTTQPQKPDDIQAKRSRNQELADISMQRRDLRNAFNNSSSHYQAAVNGSNGVSLALGLHQNIGIDLSRSVPMNLAHHVNLEMISMMDSASAASLQAQNQQFGKQ encoded by the exons ATGGCAGAAAACTTTGAATCCTTCCATGTACCACAGCAAAACAGAAGAAACAAGCTTCGTTTCACTTCTCAAACCAGCCAAGAAGTGCAAAATCCACCAACCCTCATGAACCCTTCTCCATCTCCTCCGTTCTCCTCCCTTCAAAACCCTAAAGATCATCACTTGATGAGCTACCACCCTCAGGGTTTATCTTTGTCTCTTTCATTTCAACTCGACAGCCAAAGATGCAATGCTGTTTCAGTTTATGGAGATTTCTTGAAGCAGAATGGCGAAATCACAAGTTCTTTCCCTCTTGGTCCGTTTACTGGCTATGCAACAATCTTGAAAAGTTCAAGGTTCCTGAAACCTGCACAGCAGATTTTGGATGATCTTTGTGGTACTGCAAATTATGAAGTTTTGAATCTTTCTTTGGATTTCTTGAACGAAAGTGAAGTTATTATGCGAGAAAGTGTTGCTTTTGCTGATCATATAGAGCATCGATGGAAGAATTCAAAGTTGATCTTGATGCTTGACGAG GTATACAGAAGATACAAGCTCTATTGCCAGCAAATGCAATCAGCTGTTGCTTCATTTGAAACTGTTGCTGGTCTTGGACATGCAGCTCCTTACATTTGTTATGCTATCAAAACTATTTCAAAGCATTTCACTTGCTTGAAGAATGCCCTTTTGGACCAAATTCATTTCACATGCAAGACTTCTGATGATGGCAACATCATCAGTGGTGAAAGGATTCCAAGGTTCTGGGCAGCTGATGAGCAAAACCAAAATCAAAGTCTCAACATCAGTTTTCTTCAACATCCTGTTTGGAGATCACAACGAGGACTCCCAGATCATGCAGTTGCTGTCCTGAAGAAATGGTTATTCGAACACTTCCTGCACCC CTATCCCTCTGACTCAGAAAAGCAGATTCTTGCTCAACAGACAGGTCTGTCAAGGACTCAG GTTTCTAACTGGTTCATCAATGCAAGAGTTAGACTTTGGAAACCAATGGTAGAAGAAGTTTACAAGCTTGCATCTCAGCAAGCTCAATCACCATTAGAAGCAGTCAACCACAATCCCAGTTTCCTTCTGCCTGATTTCTCTGCGGAGAATCTGTCGCAAATCCAAACAACTCAGCCCCAGAAGCCCGACGATATCCAAGCCAAACGCTCCAGAAACCAAGAGCTAGCTGATATATCCATGCAGAGACGAGATCTGAGGAATGCATTTAACAATTCTTCGAGCCATTACCAAGCTGCTGTCAATGGAAGCAATGGAGTTTCTTTGGCATTAGGACTCCATCAAAATATTGGGATTGATTTGTCAAGATCAGTTCCCATGAACTTAGCTCACCATGTAAACTTGGAAATGATCAGTATGATGGATTCAGCATCGGCTGCAAGTTTACAGGCACAGAACCAGCAGTTTGGGAAGCAATAG
- the LOC110619251 gene encoding mitochondrial substrate carrier family protein B isoform X1 codes for MQTEARVGVVVEGGTRTLNSQKKQQKPVQQQQSQIGTVSQLMAGGMAGALSKTCTAPLARLTILFQVQGMHSDVATLRKASIWHEASRIFREEGVRAFWKGNLVTIAHRLPYSSVNFYSYEHYKKLLHMIPGLENHRKNVGGDVLVHFIGGGMAGITAASVTYPLDLVRTRLAAQTNVIYYRGILHALQTISREEGVLGLYKGLGATLLGVGPSIAISFSVYETLRSFWQSHRPHDPTVAVSLACGSLSGIASSTATFPLDLVRRRKQLEGAGGRARVYTTGLFGTFKHIIQTEGFWGLYRGIMPEYYKVVPGVGICFMTYETLKLLLADVTAKL; via the exons atgcAGACAGAGGCGAGAGTTGGAGTGGTGGTAGAGGGAGGGACAAGAACTCTCAATTCGCAGAAGAAACAGCAAAAGCCAGTGCAACAGCAGCAATCCCAAATCGGAACAGTTTCGCAGCTCATGGCCGGTGGCATGGCGGGTGCTCTTAGCAAGACTTGCACTGCACCTCTTGCTCGCCTTACCATACTCTTTCag GTGCAAGGTATGCACTCTGATGTTGCAACATTGAGAAAGGCTAGCATATGGCATGAGGCCTCTCGAATATTTAGGGAGGAAGGAGTTAGAGCTTTCTGGAAGGGGAATCTTGTCACAATTGCTCATCGGTTGCCTTACTCATCTGTCAACTTTTATTCATACGAGCACTATAAAAAG TTGCTACATATGATACCGGGACTAGAAAACCACAGGAAAAATGTGGGTGGAGATGTCCTCGTTCATTTTATAGGCGGTGGTATGGCTGGAATAACAGCAGCATCTGTTACATATCCGTTGGATCTTGTAAGAACCCGCCTTGCAGCTCAG ACAAATGTAATCTATTACAGAGGTATATTGCATGCATTACAAACAATTAGCAGAGAGGAGGGTGTTTTGGGACTCTACAAGGGACTTGGAGCAACACTTTTG GGTGTCGGACCCAGTATAGCTATCAGCTTTTCAGTGTATGAGACTTTAAGATCTTTTTGGCAATCGCACAG GCCTCATGATCCTACTGTTGCAGTGAGTTTGGCTTGTGGCAGTCTATCGGGAATTGCATCCTCAACAG CAACATTTCCTCTTGATCTTGTGAGACGACGGAAGCAATTGGAAGGGGCAGGTGGCCGGGCCCGTGTTTACACGACAGGTCTTTTTGGTACATTCAAACATATAATCCAGACCGAGGGCTTTTGGGGTCTATATAGAGGCATTATGCCCGAATACTACAAAGTCGTTCCTGGTGTTGGCATTTGTTTTATGACCTATGAGACTCTGAAATTGCTTTTAGCAGATGTTACTGCCAAATTGTAG